In Vicia villosa cultivar HV-30 ecotype Madison, WI linkage group LG7, Vvil1.0, whole genome shotgun sequence, the DNA window CCCACAGAATCAAAGGAAGATAAGGAACCAATCACCAATGAAGCAAAGAAAGATACTGAACCAGGCACCAACGAAGCAGAGATGACAAATGAACAAGACCAATGCAAGTGGACTGAGGTTAGAAGGAGGAAAGAAGATGGCAAGAAGCGTATCCATGAATGTCAAGGTACAAATACTGTATGCTCTAACATTTTTGAGTCATTAGGAGTTTTGAATGACCCTAAGGGCACACACCTAGGTGTGACATGATGGTTGCCTGGAATGTTAGGGGGCTAAATAAGGGGTCCAGAAATAGAGAGATTAGCTCCCGTCTCTCTCGGCTGAATCCTGATATTGCTATTTTAGTTGAAACTCGGGTGAAACACAGCAATATAGAAAAAGTCAGAAAGGTTTTGGGGAATAAATGGAATTTTCTGGATAACTACAACAAGCATGAGAATGGTAGAGTGTGgattctttgggataaatataagTTTGACATTAAGAGTAGTAGCACTACTGACCAAATGATTCACTGTGAGATTACTGACATGGATGGTACCTTTAAGCAATGGCTAACTGGTATCTATGCTTCAAATAATCTGGACAAAAGAAGACAATTATGGCAGGACATAGAAAGAATTAGTTCCAATCAACAGGGGCCTTGGTGTCTTATGGGTGATTTTAACAATGTACTAAGTGTCAATGACAGGATTGGTGGTAAGGTTGTTCAAGAAGGTGAATACATTGATTTGAGTAACATGATGATTCAATGTGGGCTCTCTGATATGGATAAGATAGGTGATAGATACACTTGGTGTAACAAGCATGCTACTGGGACTATATATTCTTGCATTGACAGGGTTTTGGCAAACATGGACTGGTTTCAGCAAAATCTGAATTGTAACCTTCATGTTCTTGAACCTGGCATTTCTGATCATGCTATATTGTGTCTGAAAAGTGCAGAGCAACAAAGAAACAGGAAAGGCATGTTCAAGTTTATGAATGTGGTGACTGAAGTGGCTGATTACAACACTCATGTGGAAACTAGCTGGAAGAGAGAGATCAGAGGAAACAATCAGGATACCTTGTGGCAAAAGCTGAAAAGGCTGCAACCTACTCTAAAGAAGCTGAGCAGACCCTTCAATGGGATCACTTTGCAGATTGAGCAAGCTAGAAAAGATCTGGATGAGATTCAACAGGCTATTGTGTATGATAAAATGAATGAGACCTTGAATAGAAAGGAAAAGGTTATGACTGAGAAGCTGCTTGATCTGTTAACCATTGAGGAGAAAATAGTGAGACAAAGAGCTAAGGTGAATTGGATTAGACTTGGAGATGGGAATAACACCTACTTCCATGCATCTCTCAAGACTAAGCAAAATCATATGAAGATCCACAAGCTGGTTAAGGAGGATGGCACTGTGGTTACAGGTCATGAAAATATTACTGATGAGATCCTTAGTTTCTATGGTAAACTCATGGGGACTGCTCAGGAGAGACTTGAGACTGTTGATATCAGGGTGCTGAGGAAAGGAAAACAATTATCTCATAGCCAAAGAGTGGACCTGATCAAAGAAGTGACTGAGGCAGAGATTGTTCAAGCTTTAAAAAGTATTGGAGATCTCAAGGCTCCTGGAGTGGATGGTTACAATTCCAAGTTTTTTAAAGCCTCTTGGAGTATTGTGAAACATGATGTCATTCATGTGGTTAGAGAATTCTTTGACAAAGGTATTCTTGATAGGAAATGGAATAAAACTTTAGTCTCCTTGATACCTAAACATGCTGCTGCTAAAAGTGTGAAAGAGTTTAGACCTATTGCTTGTTGTACTACTGTGTACAAAATCATTGCTAAGGTAATGGCTAGGAGAATGAATGCAGTGCTGCCTAGCATAGTTAGCAAGAATCAGGCTGCCTTTGTGCCTGGGCAAGACATACATGACCATATCTTACTAGCTTATGAACTGGTTAAGGGGTACAGTAGGAAGGGTGGTATGCCAAGGTGTATGCTGCAAATGGATATTCAGAAAGCATATGATTATGTGGACTGGCAGGCCCTAAAGAAAATTATGGCTGAAATGGGATTTCCTAGAAGATTCATTGATTGGACTATGCTTAGTGTAACAACTGTGAGCTACCAATTCAACATCAATGGGAGCATCTCCAAAAGTATGAAGGCAGCTAAAGGGTTGAGGCAGGGTGATCCCATATCACCACTCCTCTTTGTGGTGGTGATGGAATACTTGCACAGGAAGTTAGATGAGCTCACAAAGAGCCCAACTTTCAAATTTCATAGTAAGTGTGAGAAGGTGGGGCTAATTGACATGAGTTTTGCTGATGACTTGCTCTTATTCTTAAAAGGAGATGTAAAATCTGTGCAGCTGCTGATGATGAAATTCCATGATTTTTCTAGAGCAACTGGTTTGGTAGTGAATCCTGCCAAGTGTAAATTGTTCTGTGGAGGGATGGATAGGCAGCAAGAGGAGGCTATAGCAAAAATCACTGGTTTTGGTATAGGTACTCTCCCTGTACAATACCTTGGGATCCCTTTGGAGAGCAAAAAGATGTCTAACTATCACTGTACTCAGCTTGTTGAAAAAATAGGTAGAAGAATTGGGCACTGGTCTGCACAGCTTCTCAACTATTCTGGAAGAGTGCAGCTTATAAATAGTGTGATATTCAGTATGGCTAATTACTGGCTGTAGTGTATACCTATGCCTAAGGGGATCATTAAAAGATTGGAAAGCATGTGTAGGAACTTTCTTTGGACTGGAAAAGAAGGAACCTTTAGAAGGGCCCCGATTGCTTGGAGCAAAATTTGTGAGCCAAAAAGACAAGGGGGGCTGAATGTGTTTGATTTGGAGAGATGGAACAAGGCTTGCCTTAGCAAGCTATTATGGGACCTTTGCAAAAAGAATGACTCACTGTGGGTAAGATGGATCCATAGTTACTATATAAAACAGGATCAGGTTATGACTGTGAAGGTAAAACCCAGTTGTTCTTGGATGCTCAGAGCAATTCTGAATCAAAGAGAGAATCTGGAAGGGATGCAGGCCTGGAATGCTCAGATGTGTGCTAGGAAATTCTGCAAGAAAAAGATTTATAATGGCCTACTAAAGAATGCTGAAACTGTTCCTTGGAGGAAGATATTTTATGATAATGAAGCTAGACCTAGAGTTGTTTTCATCACTTGGTTAGTATGCCATGGCCGATTAGCCACAAAGGATCGGTTAAAGAGATTTGGTATCCTGGATAATGATAATTGTGTGCTGTGTGCAGGGACTGAAACTCTAAACCATCTGCTCTTTGAGTGCAACAAGATGCATGATAGTTGGAGGGAGACATTAAATTGGATGCAAATGGAGCATACCCCTCAGAATTGGGAGCATGAGCTGCAGTGGATCAGCCACATGAGcaagaagaaaagttggaaaaCTAGACTTTTGAAGACTGCGTTTGTAGAGACTGTGTATGCTTGTTGGAGTTATAGAAATGCCATTGTTTATAGAGCCGATGATAGAGATCGGAATAGGAATATACATAATGAGATCATAGATACCATTGTTCATAGGATTTGGAGGAAACCGAGTCTTAGGGAGAAAATAGCTCCGTTTCTTCTTTGAGTTTTTTTGTTGGTTGTTGAGTAGTTGGAGTTGGACCCTCTGGGTCACTTTGTACATAACTGTTTTTggaaatatatataatttcttattcttccaaaaaaaaagaaaatacgatatgatacataacaaaattagaaaaaaaaacataaattaacataaaagagttataaaaaaatcaaaaaagtgaaatgattatgatttatattgaggacaaaaaattcaaaataatttgaagatggagaataATTATGATAAATTGATAGAAacaatcgagaaaaatcacacataagagagcaataatacaaaagaaaatgaataattttgaaatattaaaataaaactgaggatattatagtaattataataatttttaaaatattaaaattgagattccctcccctccgaatccctccgatttggagggatgcaaaaagtgtgttttggaggggttttgctcccctccccttccctcccctcataaaatttgaaccaaacacatttaattaaaaatattccctccaattagggtgtgtttggttcgaggtagagcgaggggaggggaggggagggaatatttaaaatgaaatgtgtttggttcaatttttaggaggggagaggaggggaggggaggggagcaaaatccctccaaatgacactttttgcgttcctccGAATCGGGggaatttggaggggaggggaggggatctgagtcttgatattaattaaattaatatatttactaaaatatcctcaattttattttattattttaaaaatattattttcttttatgttcttacttttctttttgtgattttttctctattgcttccatcaacttattataattattcttcaccttcaatttttttttatttaataaaaattataactactataatttttttattataatttattttatgtattcaaaagttgttatcaacgcatagtttattttgtgtcgagagttataatacgaatcaagtgtactcaacttttttaatattatgcgataagttatcactttttaatcactcagttatacaaatattatttccaagaaaatatttatgaaatttttacaattatatcacttatataaaattacaaggataaaattgtaaattattattaaaatctctcccctcccctcgtgaaccaaacatatttttaaacgaaattccttccctcccctcccctcccctcgtttgaaccaaacatatatataattataaaaaatccctcccctcccctccccttcccttccctccattaaaatccctcccctcccccgccctc includes these proteins:
- the LOC131620196 gene encoding uncharacterized protein LOC131620196, producing MPKGIIKRLESMCRNFLWTGKEGTFRRAPIAWSKICEPKRQGGLNVFDLERWNKACLSKLLWDLCKKNDSLWVRWIHSYYIKQDQVMTVKVKPSCSWMLRAILNQRENLEGMQAWNAQMCARKFCKKKIYNGLLKNAETVPWRKIFYDNEARPRVVFITWLVCHGRLATKDRLKRFGILDNDNCVLCAGTETLNHLLFECNKMHDSWRETLNWMQMEHTPQNWEHELQWISHMSKKKSWKTRLLKTAFVETVYACWSYRNAIVYRADDRDRNRNIHNEIIDTIVHRIWRKPSLREKIAPFLL